One Poecilia reticulata strain Guanapo linkage group LG4, Guppy_female_1.0+MT, whole genome shotgun sequence genomic window carries:
- the cimap1d gene encoding outer dense fiber protein 3-like protein 2b isoform X3, with translation MLSLDSSPGPLYHVDAKITRFGKDGTPAYSMLSRMKTQIEELFSTPGPGTYSPEKAPPSNLQRRQPSYTMGRRTRYRTVDPVPAPNKYSLPPLLGSHIPNKRASASYSMLGTFSTGGPSEDLAKTPGPCRYNSTDPSVYRPRQPAFSMLGRHDVPKDKTKKPGPGTYNPENVTAHKTRAPAYSMGVRHSEFVTPLVVGFSD, from the exons A TGCTTTCTCTCGACTCCAGTCCAGGACCTCTGTATCATGTTGATGCAAAAATCACTCGCTTTGGAAAGGATGGCACACCTGCATATTCAATGTTGAGTAGAATGAAAACACAGA TAGAAGAGTTATTCAGCACACCTGGACCTGGTACATACAGTCCTGAGAAAGCTCCACCCAGCAACCTGCAGCGCAGACAGCCCTCCTACACGATGGGCCGTCGCACCCGCTACCGCACCGTGGACCCGGTCCCTGCTCCCAACAAGTACAGCCTGCCTCCACTACTGGGCTCTCACATCCCAAACAAGAGAGCCAGCGCAAGTTACTCCATGCTGGGTACTTTCAGCACCGGGGGACCATCTGAGGATTTAGCAAAGACTCCCGGACCCTGCCGATACAACAGTACGGACCCTAGTGTGTATCGGCCGCGGCAGCCTGCGTTCTCCATGTTGGGACGTCACGACGTACCCAAAGACAAGACCAAAAAGCCCGGTCCAGGGACGTATAACCCCGAGAACGTCACGGCTCACAAGACCAGAGCACCAGCATACTCCATGGGCGTCAGACACTCAGAATTTGTCACGCCACTAGTGGTCGGGTTTTCTGACTAA
- the cks2 gene encoding cyclin-dependent kinases regulatory subunit 2: protein MSKKQIFYSDKYNDEEFEYRHVVLPKQLSKLVPSSHLMTEEEWRGLGVQQSQGWIHYMIHKPEPHILLFRRPLPKE from the exons ATGTCCAAGAAACAAATTTTCTATTCTGACAAGTACAACGATGAGGAGTTCGAGTACAG GCATGTTGTGCTTCCGAAGCAGCTGTCTAAACTGGTCCCCTCGTCCCATCTGATGACAGAAGAAGAGTGGAGAGGACTGGGGGTGCAGCAGAGCCAGGGCTGGATCCACTACATGATTCACAAACCAG AACCACACATACTCCTTTTCAGAAGGCCTCTTCCCAAGGAATGA
- the cimap1d gene encoding outer dense fiber protein 3-like protein 2b isoform X1 yields the protein MEKKYPAIAGKEKGPGPGRYGLPPTIGFVGHDFTKPTSPAYSFHGRISNNMLSLDSSPGPLYHVDAKITRFGKDGTPAYSMLSRMKTQIEELFSTPGPGTYSPEKAPPSNLQRRQPSYTMGRRTRYRTVDPVPAPNKYSLPPLLGSHIPNKRASASYSMLGTFSTGGPSEDLAKTPGPCRYNSTDPSVYRPRQPAFSMLGRHDVPKDKTKKPGPGTYNPENVTAHKTRAPAYSMGVRHSEFVTPLVVGFSD from the exons ATGGAGAAAAAATACCCAGCAATTGCAGGGAAAGAGAAAG gaccaggacctgGGCGCTATGGACTGCCTCCCACCATTGGGTTTGTTGGCCACGACTTCACAAAACCAACCAGCCCGGCCTACTCTTTCCACGGCAGGATAAGTAATAACA TGCTTTCTCTCGACTCCAGTCCAGGACCTCTGTATCATGTTGATGCAAAAATCACTCGCTTTGGAAAGGATGGCACACCTGCATATTCAATGTTGAGTAGAATGAAAACACAGA TAGAAGAGTTATTCAGCACACCTGGACCTGGTACATACAGTCCTGAGAAAGCTCCACCCAGCAACCTGCAGCGCAGACAGCCCTCCTACACGATGGGCCGTCGCACCCGCTACCGCACCGTGGACCCGGTCCCTGCTCCCAACAAGTACAGCCTGCCTCCACTACTGGGCTCTCACATCCCAAACAAGAGAGCCAGCGCAAGTTACTCCATGCTGGGTACTTTCAGCACCGGGGGACCATCTGAGGATTTAGCAAAGACTCCCGGACCCTGCCGATACAACAGTACGGACCCTAGTGTGTATCGGCCGCGGCAGCCTGCGTTCTCCATGTTGGGACGTCACGACGTACCCAAAGACAAGACCAAAAAGCCCGGTCCAGGGACGTATAACCCCGAGAACGTCACGGCTCACAAGACCAGAGCACCAGCATACTCCATGGGCGTCAGACACTCAGAATTTGTCACGCCACTAGTGGTCGGGTTTTCTGACTAA
- the cimap1d gene encoding outer dense fiber protein 3-like protein 2b isoform X2 gives MEKKYPAIAGKEKGPGPGRYGLPPTIGFVGHDFTKPTSPAYSFHGRISNNMLSLDSSPGPLYHVDAKITRFGKDGTPAYSMLSRMKTQKELFSTPGPGTYSPEKAPPSNLQRRQPSYTMGRRTRYRTVDPVPAPNKYSLPPLLGSHIPNKRASASYSMLGTFSTGGPSEDLAKTPGPCRYNSTDPSVYRPRQPAFSMLGRHDVPKDKTKKPGPGTYNPENVTAHKTRAPAYSMGVRHSEFVTPLVVGFSD, from the exons ATGGAGAAAAAATACCCAGCAATTGCAGGGAAAGAGAAAG gaccaggacctgGGCGCTATGGACTGCCTCCCACCATTGGGTTTGTTGGCCACGACTTCACAAAACCAACCAGCCCGGCCTACTCTTTCCACGGCAGGATAAGTAATAACA TGCTTTCTCTCGACTCCAGTCCAGGACCTCTGTATCATGTTGATGCAAAAATCACTCGCTTTGGAAAGGATGGCACACCTGCATATTCAATGTTGAGTAGAATGAAAACACAGA AAGAGTTATTCAGCACACCTGGACCTGGTACATACAGTCCTGAGAAAGCTCCACCCAGCAACCTGCAGCGCAGACAGCCCTCCTACACGATGGGCCGTCGCACCCGCTACCGCACCGTGGACCCGGTCCCTGCTCCCAACAAGTACAGCCTGCCTCCACTACTGGGCTCTCACATCCCAAACAAGAGAGCCAGCGCAAGTTACTCCATGCTGGGTACTTTCAGCACCGGGGGACCATCTGAGGATTTAGCAAAGACTCCCGGACCCTGCCGATACAACAGTACGGACCCTAGTGTGTATCGGCCGCGGCAGCCTGCGTTCTCCATGTTGGGACGTCACGACGTACCCAAAGACAAGACCAAAAAGCCCGGTCCAGGGACGTATAACCCCGAGAACGTCACGGCTCACAAGACCAGAGCACCAGCATACTCCATGGGCGTCAGACACTCAGAATTTGTCACGCCACTAGTGGTCGGGTTTTCTGACTAA